The genomic DNA gggtgataacgggtcgggtcactttacccgttgggtaaagtgacacgacctgttaaggacccgttaagataacgggtgtgacacgacacgacccgttaagataacaggtgttacacgaaaacgacacgaacacgacagacacgacccgtttgccaggtctaGCCACACACATGCTGTGCACGCAGCACCATTATATATACAATACTATTATGtatttattattgaaatctCTAACAATCCTTCCAATTTCAATAATATGGTAAATGATATAATAACACGTCCCTCCaatgccccccccccccccaaaaccccccaaaacaaaaaaatatatataattaaataagaaaaagtaCATAAAGATACACATACatgttatattatatataaattagcTAAATGTAACAACGAAGACACCCAGTTTTTGACCTTTGACAAAGCAAAATAACACAAACACATGTCTGGTACTATAATCTTGTAAGGTGTATTTtcatgtataatatatatatatatatatatatatatatatatatatatatgtagatttCATTCGTACCTACTTAAggcaaaagaaataatatacatatatacacagtGTAGTActgttaaatttcataaacagtgtagtatcGTTAGGTTTCATAAACAGTAAGTGTGAGGACGCGTGGGacatatcacatatatatacagtgtagtaccgttaagtttcataaacagtgtagtaccgttaagtttcataaacaatgtaatATCGTTACATTTCATAAGCAGTGTAATactgttaagtttcataaatagtgtaataaatttcataaacagtatgTGTGAGGACGCACGAGACATATATACAGTGTCATactgttaagtttcataaacagtgtagtactgttaaatttcataaacagtgtagaaaaagacataatttttttatcctattttttattaaaatttaagagtttttccttaaaattgaagtctttttcattaaataaagttatacatgattttttgttaaaataaacttaaccCAAGCTATTTTCATGAAAGTTCTCAAGTTTATGATAAATCAACCATAAATCAACAATCTAACAACAAATAAACCATAAAGAACAAAGTTATGGTAAAAGTTATAGGGTTACTCAtaattgatgtgaaatattctaacactcaaattaaaaccctatgattgtagtatatgaaagtagggatcgttttaggccggggattagaagggatgctaatctactctaaactgacttaaaaacacttaattagacttagggctggtttggtattgctgtgctttgaaaaaaagttgcttctgctgtgctgtgagaataagcagctgtgaaataaagaagcagagtgtttggtaaacttttttgtaaaagtgcttttgaaaaaaaaaagcagtattagagtgtttggtaaacttttatgtaaaacagatgtgaaaaaaagccggtttttcaaagctgggttttgcagcttcttgtttttggcttttttttcatccaaaactgtgaaaaaaagctgaagctgagtgtttaccaaacacaaaaacagctcccagctttttttgatagtagcttttttcagaatcacctcagtaccaaaccaggtcttatatgactcaaaacaaactaaaaagattcaaaacaacacaaaacaatcaaatagactcaaactagactctaaagggtgatttggacaaaaattacttttaatttgactcaaaacacttaaaacataaatttggacagattctaactaaaagacacaaccaAGCAAatggggattggattttggacgaaattaaagtaaagacaagcagattaaagactcttaaacaacttggacgaaattggggaaaaatatgggtgaatggctagctagagggttcatctccacacatgacacacatgcatacaaattgatttccagttattactcctttaaaccatgaataacaacaccccaagttagttgcatcacacaactaaccatcagattttccttatttcattgaattagatggaatacgcatctaaaccaaattatctttctcaagttccctatatgaaacgcatgatagagataaatgtcaaaagtcattaagttctataaaaatcataagtattgacaaggcattcatcactatgaaacgcatgagattcataccaaggatttacttaacacaattgtgactagcaacctccactacttgtgaatataagtgaataactattacgtgaaacccccttatactctagcatcaaattcatgcatgcaaattcaGTGTCGaaccccaacccacatacataaacaagttttaataacttagataagcaaatcacattcatgccttaacaaacaataactggacataaacaattcatataaaacatataattatggcttcaaattcacctctaactaaaaagaagttagttccacatgttcgcaaaacaaagataattaaacttaaacatttaaaacaaggataaaatacacctagaaacactccaagTGGcacctccttccttccttgctgtcaacaatggggatttgtgtgaatttaggctcctgaggtgtggtggatggtgtggtgtgaatttggggtagagggtggtgattttttagtgttgtggcatcatgtatttatagggtgaagggaaggcacgaaattgggctgaaaatgagaggaattaggactccaaatcaccaaagaacaaggacactttcaatcaaattccaaggaggacaaggaatggtccttgtggcagattctagaacttttagaagggttacatgtggcataaacttaatgcacgaaaattgggcttctagaacttgatatttaggtgatttaatgtgaaaatgagtcctctttgaagttggaattaaggtaggaaaagattaggataggaaaagataagataaggttggataaggtttggataagataaggaaatttggataatattccttctttaTAGTTGATTCCTTATATTCcaagtctttaatttaattcttccatatgttaatcacattcctagcctctcttgatcttcaaattcgtccatccaccttactccatgcatgtgcaatccatttcaagcccaaaactgctctaaaatgctccaaattgcactttttttgccaactttgtcatttaaacctacaaacacacgaaaatagcttaaaacactataataaatagaaactgacttactaaatgcaaagaaacaaactaacaaagtcgcataaatatgctcctatcaataataACATGATAATACTTAGATACTTACTAGTGAGTATCTTATATACTCACTTTTTAGATTTGACCCAAAGATATTTTTACatatgttttattgttttaaaagaTAGTTCAcgtgttatttaatttttattagatttttaaaacaagAAACACGTATCATCTTTTGATCAAGTCAAATAAAAAGTGCATATATATGGTACTCACTAGTGGGTACTTAAGTATTATCCATAATAATGTGTCAGTGGTTATGATGTTGATTTAGAACTCCTTTGGAAGTCAttctaaaatgattgaaatttcttttagcaaaaatatttttaggttctaaaaagcacttaaagtgcttatTGCAAGAAGCACTagtcaaaaaatatattttttggttttgaaaagcacttaaaatacTTCATACAAGAAGTACATAGCTGATGCTTCTTacaagaagcactttaagtgtttttttttttttccaaaattcacTTCCATTTTATTAAggattgattttaaaaatattttcataggAAGCGCTTTTAACTATTTTAAGAGCACTCCAAACCAAACTCTTATTATTagagggaattgttattgacactccaaaattttcattctgcactctaaactttctatatttggaaggaaaaaaaaatatttgtgaggagtgtaaaataagatttttggagtgccaataacacttcccttattAGATTTGTATCTGATCCAAAATCAATTATCAGGTTAGTAAATGGAACGATTATTATGTATTAGTATAAAATAAAACCTAGACGTTTACATTATTCACCACACAAGTACTAATTAATTGTGACAGCTTATCAACTTAGCTTACCAATCTAACCAATAAATCAACAATCCTAACTACTGAATAAACTAACTCTATGAGCTGTTATCCGCTGTTGtacaatttttcttcaatacaTGTCCACACTAGTAACCTCTGCATAACGGAAATTAAGTCTTGCAttatagttttaaaaatatgttAGGGTTTGAGTCGGATGATCATGTTCTAATATGCTATTTACGTATTGAGGGACCACACCGTACGTGCTTCAACATCACCTAATGAAGCATGCTATTATCCATGGGTtgcttaattatattttttttaaaagactaGCTGATGACTTTGTCACAGCGCTCCACTATTCAGGTAGTTGGAAAGattcacagaggcatttcatcCCCTGGTTACCATCGTGTACTTCACCAGCATTAGAAATTAAGCCCATAATGTGGCTTGTGGGATATGGCCAGAAAGTCATCGCAAACCACTGAGTCACCCGTGATGGTTGCTTAATTATGTGTTTGACTTAGAGAGATGTTAGTCATGATAAGAGCACGAACCTACTTGTAGTAGTGTTTGAAGTGATTTTTCGCATCTCTCTGTTTGCTCATCAACTCATACTACCCAACAGCCGGTTTTTCTTCAGTATGTGTGCACTTTTTCACATCGTGAGAGTGGTTGCTTTTTTCGAGCGGGGCATTACACTCAATGACAACACTACCACTCAAAGCACCTAACACTAATTATTACAACTTGAGCAAGAATATAGAAGGAGGCACCTTGCCCAGCCTATCATCTAGCTGTAACCACTGCAATTTGAATTACATGACCTCCTAATTCGGCATTGACATTCAACCGTATATAAAATCGTTCACTATCTTTCCACGTAAACAATCAATCAGATTGGTTTCATGGTCTCTGTCTCCTCATTACGTTTCTAAATTATTAACAATTGGTAGACATGAaagaatacacacacacacatgtgtgtatatgtgtgtgtacaaGCCTTTTAGGGGAGGAATCtacatttttgaaaaaaaaagaaaaagaaaaaaagagtaacgttattcatatcatgtttttgtaccatattttcataccacTTTTAGtaacatttgatgtggacaaccacatcatttgaattaatcagatttttaaatttagttcattatttaataaattaataattaagaaaaactagttaattaaatgatgattgtggtatacgaaaagtctttctccttcctttccatGGGTTTTGCAAATCTTTCAACTGATGTGActatccacatcagatgccacctaagtTGATATAGAAATATTgtataaaaacatgatatgaataacattactcaaaaaaaaaaaaagaatgaggaTTAATTACAGGACCCACTCCACATCGAATGTCAATGATTCAaaccgtttatattataaatctcaattcatagatcatccttgcaaaaattaattcaatccgaaaccatttacTCATTCAATTTTCACgataaaatttcaatgtttcttgAATCACAGTGattgtcaatttttttaaacttaatTAGATGCttcaaatatttccgatttgactaatattttgcgATCTAAAAGGGGCAATTTGAAAAATGAATAGTTCAAATCGATGAAGTTAGATGTCGTTGGACTCCACTACTCATTCCGGTCACTTTTCTTTAAGGCTCTGTAcacatgcatgtatatataaggTCCGTATACATGTGCAGCACCACAAAAGTCATTTTCAAACAAAAGGTCCACCCTTACAACCAACCTAACATGTTTCCATCTAACGTGCTCTCTTCCATGTGCAATtgtctccctttctctctctagatctctctttctctctctcttccagcTTTAAATCCAATCATATCAACCTACCCCGTTAATAACCAAAATCTTTGTTTCTTTTGATTAAATCTTGCAAGCATAATGGCCAGAATCCTCGGGTATCATCTAAACAGATATACCCATCACAATgaatgcaacatcaacaaagTCTTATCCCACTTAATAGCGTCGGGTTTATGAATCCCAGAACGCCAACAAAGCCTTATACCAAACACAATGAATGAATCGTCaaaagaagaaagcaaaacggaaagaggaatatcattaaaCAATCACTAATGAGTATGTGAAATATCATAcaacaaactttctttaatttctttaatttttttctttctcacgATCAGTAGCAACTCAATCAAGCTGTTAGCAATAGAAGGATCAATAACTGAAGGTTCAGGCACGCACGAGATTTAGTGACACAAAGATCGCGGAAAGaacgagaaaaaaaaacaataaatacaATAAATTTGTGATACCTGCTGCTTTACTTGATCATATCTTCCCCATCCCAACTCTTTCgagtttctttttcttggttccAAAATGTTATAgtctatttctttttttatcatCGACAATCCATTGAATCAAATGAGTCAGCAAATCCGGAAGGTTTTGAAGGGATGCTTGATTGAGTTTGAGAGAAGGACATATCATCAAACATCCTAGAAGTACCTTCATTGGCTTGCCATCTTTGCAACGCTTGCGGAAGGCTCATGTGCAGGTCGATGCCAGAGTTTTCTTCTTCATGGGTGGTAGGCTTCCAGTGCTCAACAAGAGGACCCAGGATGTTGACAGCATGTCCCATGTCTGGTCTCTGGTACGGCTCACGAGCAGTGCAGTATCCTGCCAGCTCAGCAACTTTGTATATGCTCTCCATTGTCTCCTCATCGGGGTCAAGAGTTTGGTCAATAGCCTTTGGAATGTTTTCTTTGTTGACAAGGACTCTGCGGAACCATGAGACCAAATGAGACCGCTCATCTGGCATTGTATCATCTAGAGCTTTTCTACCGCTTATCAACTCCATCAAAACCACTCCGAAAGCATAAACATCTACTTTTGTAGTGACTCTGCCAGTAGCTGATTATAGGAACACAAATAACATCAATGTTCTAGAATAACGACACAACGACAATTAAATCATAGAGAAAAACGTAAATTCACAATTTCAAAAGTGAACAACAAATTTACAAAACTCTTAAATCGTAGCATCTGTTCCCAGTGAATTCAAAAGTCCAGTCAACAAATTACGTAAGGGTATTATATTGTCTCTTTTCCTTTACTCTTTTTGAGTTCTAGAATCtagtcaaaacaaaacaaaacatgcagTGGAGACAAATACTATTTCCTCCTCCAAAGGAATTGGTTGACATGTTCAATGCAATTCAGTGGCAATATTAACTTGCAGGTCTGCGTAGATATATAAGTTAGCTTGatatgctggaaatctggaatgatTGAAGCTTAGGTAAATGCACGATTGTTCAATTAATTGATGAATATCTAAAATTAGAGGGTTTCTCTTACCTGCATATTCTGGTGCGAGATACCCGAATGTCCCTGCCAACCTTGTCTCAACAGAATACTTCCCGTCGGGCGCGTTTTTAACCAGTCCGAAGTCAGCAACCTTGGCCCTCATGTCATCGCCCAGAAGTATGTTTGAGGGCTTTAAATCTCTGTGAATGAAACTTTGTTGAGCCAAGCTGTGCAAATATTCCACTCCTCGTGCCACATCCAATGCTATTGTTACTCTCTGCTTCCAAGTCAGTGGAGGCACTCCAATCTCGCGCCATTCAAATAAATGCTGTGTTAAAGTCCCTTGTGGCATGTACTCGTAGACCAAAAGTCTCTCATTGCCATTGATACAGGATCCCAAAAGCGCAACCAAATGCCTATGCCTGACCTTAGTAAGGACTGCGATTTCTGCCTGAAACTCGTTCAATCCCTTAGTGCCTACTGCCACAGATTCCATCCGTTTGACGGCAATTTTGGTCCCATCATGCAATTCGCCTTTATAAACAATTCCAAATCCTCCTCTGCCTAATATGTTGTCCTCGCTAAAATTGTTTGTCACTTGTCTTAGAACTTGGATCGAAATCGCAACATTTCCACCCTCAAAAACATGAAGGTCACCACTGCTCTGGCTTTGCAGTTCACTTGTAACTCCATTGTACCCATTTGCGCTACTCATAACATCACTCTTAGCAATTTCTATCCCAGTTAATGGATTAGCCACCCTTCCAAATTTCTTATGCTTTTTACTAGCATAACATTTGTAGGACACAAACAATACTACCACAACGAAAATAACAACGGCAATAACTATACCAGCAATCATACCAGGGGATACCGAAGGACCATTTGATGCCTGAGCCGGACTCCCACTAGGAGTAGTTCCATTAGAACCAGTACCCGACGGAGTACCTCCCCCACCTCCAGTGCTCGGAGTTGTCCCAATCAACACATTACCAGTTGTAACTAACTTCACCGTAGATGGAAATTTCGGAATTGCCCCACTTAGATTGTTGTTGGAAACATCaagaagctgaagctgagtCAAGCTTAACAAGCTATCCGGTATCGACCCAACCAAATTGTTACGACTCAACACCAAATTTTTCAAAGATGTCAGATTGGCAAAAGCAGGCGAAATGGTCCCATTGAAATGCTTGTTGTCAAAATTCACTGTGAAAACCTTTCCCTGTGGATCACAAACAATGAAGCTCCATCCACTGCAAGGCTTGTTTCCTGTCCAAGAATCAGCAAGCAAAACCGGGTATCCGAAAGCCCCTGCAACCTCAAGCAGCGTGGTGACCAGCGGATCACAAGTCCCTGGAGTCGTTTGACAAAAGCTATTACCATCAACTGTGGATTTCTCCACAGTGGACCCGAAAGCCGGCATTGGACCCTGCAGCTTGTTGTTGTCCAAAGAAACGTTCTTCAAAGAAGATATGGACATCAATGTGGCGGGCACAATGCCAGTAAACTGGTTATCGCGGAGCTGAAGATCGAACAAAGTTTCACACTTTGAGAGGTCTGGGATCGGACCAGTGAATTGGTTTTTTTGAAGCCAAACCTGGGACAACTGGGTCATGTTTGCTAAGACTTCAACGGTGCCAGACAACCCAAGTACCTGATTGTTAACCCAGAGGTTCTGAATCCCAGATCCAGAAAACGTTTTGGACAAAGGACCAGTAAAGTTATTGTAAGAAAGCCTTAGGTTTTGCAAGTTCGGAAACGAATCGAACACATCAGGCAACGACCCATATAAATTCACATTACTTGCAGCAAAAGTGACCAAGCTGGAAGCTTCAGTGAGTTCCGAGGGGAAAACCCAAGAGTCGAGATTGATGTTCTGGCTCATGCTCAAAATCTGCAAGCTCGAGAGGCCCGTGAAGCAGCCGGCGGGAATGGAGGTGAAGTTGTTGGTGTCGAGGTAGACTTCTTGGAGGGAAGAGAGGTTGGCCAAAGAAGGAAAGGCGCCGGAAAGAGAGTTGCTCTGGAGAGAGAGGGTGGtgagttgagagagagagttgagatTTGAAGGCAGAGAGCCGGAGAGACCTTTGGAGGCTAAGTTGATGGAGGTGACTCTCTTTGAAGTGTCGCAGTTGACACCGTCCCAGCTGCAGTAGGCGGTGCTTGTGGACCAGCCTTTGGGTGCGGGGCTGAGGCCTGCTGCGAGTTTTGACATGACGTCGGAGTCGTCGGCGGCGGTGGGGGCGGTGGCGACcaggagaaggagagagagagcaagaATGAGAGCTTGTAGGATTTTCTGCTTACCCATTTCTgggtttctagagagagagagagagggggggggggggggtgcttTTTTGGTTTGGTGTTTCTGGTTTTGGTTTAGAGAGGGAGGCGTTTTGTGCAGGAAGACGACGAAAGGAAGGATGCTGCCTCTGATTGCTACGGCTGTTGAAGCCTtaggttttcttctttttttatttttttactttttatttcttttatcaatcttcttttcttttttaaacttGTATTATagaatgtatataaaaaccCATTTTCAATTAATCCCTTCAAGAATGAGAAATGTAGCCGCTTAGTAAATACAAGACGTTTTAGACTCGGGTCTCCTGAATGATGAATTTATAGCTAAATTATTCTTTTACTATTAAGAGCTTGTTTGGAAATATGTTAAGAAATGaatgaaagtgtttttttttggtaaaatgttttttaaaatcaatttttagtaaaaattctAGTATATTTCTTCAAAAAACATATATCtggtttttctttcaaaaatacttaaattactttaagaacctaaaattaattttaccaaaaacactttcagtaattttaaaaataacgTAGTCTAAAAGAAGAATGAGAAATATTATCGTATATTAAATAGCAATTTTCGTTCTTCCATTAATAATAAGctctaaaaaaattgaagctttttgcttttagaaaggaaaaaaaaaggagcagAGAAAAAGGTTGATGTGGGTCATACATGTACATATTGTCCGTAGATGAGAAATCCACAGACGCAAACTGATCCACTCTGGACTTGAAGAGGCAGTGGGTCCCCCACGTGAGAATGAGCTGGTGCTTCACTGATAACGCGTGGACCTCCCACCGTTTCAGGTTCACCAAAACGGCAGAAAATACGATCCCTCCGTCATCACACCGGTGGTTTATTCTTTCCGAAGTTTCGCGTTAATTAACGCCATTTGCGGATTGCTCGTTTGAACTTCACGTAAACCCCAAGCTTCCCATTTTTTTGAGAATTCTTTTGGTGTGCTGAAAGTACAATCCTGTATAAAAACACAGGTCATAATATTAACCAAAAATACTTCATGGTGTAATTTCGTTGAACACTTATTAGACATTTGTCAATTCCTGCCAACATATGTCAAAAACTTATGTTAGCATATGTCGACAACTACTATTATTTATAAAGGTTTGTAGAGGGTGAATGCAGAATACTATAGAGTAATATTAAAGAGTGCCAAGACTTGTCAAATAAGGTATTTTATCGAGCATATGATGCACCTAATAAAGTCGCACACaataaaagagaaaaggaaGCCAAATATGATAGAAATAGGAGGAGGTTGTAATTTAATTTGTCTAAATTATTTATAGAAGTCAAACATAATACACAAATAAAATACATGGGGTGTTTGAAGTGTTAGGGTCAAGAACAACCATAGACCTCATGCTAGCTCCGCCACTAATAGAAAGTGTAGGAATTTTAGTGAACCTCTTTCTAAGCCAACTTATTCTCTACACCcatatctaaactacatattattgaaaccctctttgtcaaccaaaagagagtCAAAAGACCTTTTTGTCTTCTATCACGACAAAAATGTTAAGGACAGTAACGTAAttttaaagaataaaattttgattttttttaaaccttACCTACAGTTGATTTGATCATctccatttaaaaataataataaaaataaaaaataaaacctctgtttgggcccaaaatgacGATTTTGGGCCAAGCCCATAATCACTTTCGGTCCAATAAGAAAGGCGTTAGGAATTTCAGTATATTCTCACCAAGGGCCCCACCCAATAGGGATACGGTCGAGTCCTATTAGGAAATGGTTTCATTTGGATAAGGGTGAGTGGCCGAGTCCTAGTATAATAAGGAATCATCAAAGGCCAATGATCCTCTAAATAGGAAAAGATGTCAAGAATCAAGGGTTGAATTTGGGTGATAATAAAGCTAGATTCAGAATCCCACATGAACCAGGAATGACCGAAGCCCATTTGGATTTAATCAAGGAAT from Pyrus communis chromosome 17, drPyrComm1.1, whole genome shotgun sequence includes the following:
- the LOC137722499 gene encoding receptor-like kinase TMK4, whose translation is MGKQKILQALILALSLLLLVATAPTAADDSDVMSKLAAGLSPAPKGWSTSTAYCSWDGVNCDTSKRVTSINLASKGLSGSLPSNLNSLSQLTTLSLQSNSLSGAFPSLANLSSLQEVYLDTNNFTSIPAGCFTGLSSLQILSMSQNINLDSWVFPSELTEASSLVTFAASNVNLYGSLPDVFDSFPNLQNLRLSYNNFTGPLSKTFSGSGIQNLWVNNQVLGLSGTVEVLANMTQLSQVWLQKNQFTGPIPDLSKCETLFDLQLRDNQFTGIVPATLMSISSLKNVSLDNNKLQGPMPAFGSTVEKSTVDGNSFCQTTPGTCDPLVTTLLEVAGAFGYPVLLADSWTGNKPCSGWSFIVCDPQGKVFTVNFDNKHFNGTISPAFANLTSLKNLVLSRNNLVGSIPDSLLSLTQLQLLDVSNNNLSGAIPKFPSTVKLVTTGNVLIGTTPSTGGGGGTPSGTGSNGTTPSGSPAQASNGPSVSPGMIAGIVIAVVIFVVVVLFVSYKCYASKKHKKFGRVANPLTGIEIAKSDVMSSANGYNGVTSELQSQSSGDLHVFEGGNVAISIQVLRQVTNNFSEDNILGRGGFGIVYKGELHDGTKIAVKRMESVAVGTKGLNEFQAEIAVLTKVRHRHLVALLGSCINGNERLLVYEYMPQGTLTQHLFEWREIGVPPLTWKQRVTIALDVARGVEYLHSLAQQSFIHRDLKPSNILLGDDMRAKVADFGLVKNAPDGKYSVETRLAGTFGYLAPEYAATGRVTTKVDVYAFGVVLMELISGRKALDDTMPDERSHLVSWFRRVLVNKENIPKAIDQTLDPDEETMESIYKVAELAGYCTAREPYQRPDMGHAVNILGPLVEHWKPTTHEEENSGIDLHMSLPQALQRWQANEGTSRMFDDMSFSQTQSSIPSKPSGFADSFDSMDCR